From a single Notolabrus celidotus isolate fNotCel1 chromosome 7, fNotCel1.pri, whole genome shotgun sequence genomic region:
- the LOC117815432 gene encoding D(1) dopamine receptor-like, with protein MNTTTGLALIGAGTLEELPAHRALTGCVLAVLIIWTLLGNFTVCAAVYRYRHLRAKVTNIFIVSLALSDLLVGILVMPWKAVAEVAGFWPFGGFCKTWLACDIMCSTASILNLCVISVDRYWAISSPFRYERSMNKKVASVMIGVTWTVSMVISFVPVQLNWHRAELSDPVGEDLALHGKSSDGSCDSSLSRTYAISSSLISFYIPVAIMIVTYTRIYQIAQIQIRMISSLERAAERAQSRRSEVLEQFPHLCTEIGANSYQSQFHLQTDSQRSNQSHRELRVTIRKETKVLKTLSIIMGVFVCCWLPFFVLNCALPFCPGPDAPGAQRGPYCVSEKTFDVFVWIGWSNSSLNPIIYAFNADFRDAFLRLLRCRGQGCCAAVSAAVETVMASNEAGQLKQESPLIVKMNVPCALQTRGSDDSGNTTVTVLYHRGTNSEQVTDTEESKDRLTQIPI; from the coding sequence ATGAACACTACGACTGGCTTGGCGCTGATAGGAGCCGGGACACTGGAGGAATTACCAGCGCACCGAGCCTTAACGGGCTGCGTCCTGGCGGTGCTCATCATTTGGACGCTTTTAGGAAACTTCACGGTTTGCGCAGCTGTTTATCGCTACCGGCACCTGCGTGCCAAAGTTACCAACATTTTCATTGTATCATTGGCTCTGTCGGACCTTCTGGTTGGCATACTGGTGATGCCATGGAAAGCTGTGGCTGAAGTGGCAGGTTTCTGGCCATTTGGAGGGTTTTGTAAGACCTGGCTCGCCTGCGACATCATGTGCTCCACGGCCTCCATCCTCAATCTGTGCGTCATTAGTGTGGACAGATATTGGGCCATCTCCAGCCCGTTCCGTTATGAGAGGAGTATGAACAAGAAGGTGGCCTCTGTGATGATCGGGGTGACCTGGACAGTTTCCATGGTCATCTCCTTCGTTCCCGTGCAGCTTAACTGGCACAGGGCGGAGCTCAGTGATCCGGTCGGGGAGGATTTGGCACTTCACGGTAAGTCTTCTGATGGGAGCTGTGACTCTAGCCTGAGCCGCACATAcgccatctcctcctcccttaTCAGCTTCTACATCCCTGTGGCTATAATGATTGTTACATACACCCGCATCTACCAGATAGCCCAGATACAGATCCGGATGATATCATCCCTGGAGCGGGCGGCAGAGCGCGCGCAGAGTCGCCGTTCGGAGGTACTTGAACAGTTCCCTCACCTGTGCACGGAAATCGGTGCCAACTCAtatcagtctcagtttcatctaCAAACTGATTCTCAGCGCTCTAATCAGTCACACAGAGAGCTCAGAGTGACCATCAGAAAAGAGACGAAAGTTCTGAAAACTCTGAGCATCATCATGGGCGTTTTTGTATGTTGCTGGTTGCCGTTCTTTGTACTGAACTGCGCCCTGCCCTTCTGTCCCGGGCCGGATGCCCCGGGTGCCCAGCGAGGCCCTTACTGTGTCAGTGAAAAAACCTTCGATGTTTTTGTGTGGATTGGCTGGAGCAATTCATCCCTGAACCCCATCATCTATGCGTTTAACGCGGACTTCAGAGACGCCTTCCTGCGCCTGTTGCGTTGCCGTGGACAAGGCTGCTGTGCCGCGGTAAGCGCCGCGGTGGAGACGGTGATGGCGAGCAACGAGGCCGGACAGCTGAAGCAAGAAAGCCCGCTCATCGTGAAAATGAACGTGCCATGTGCCTTGCAAACCAGAGGAAGCGATGACAGCGGGAACACGACGGTGACCGTGCTGTATCACAGAGGGACGAACTCGGAGCAGGTGACAGACACCGAGGAGAGTAAAGACAGATTGACGCAGATACCGATATAA